AGATACCTTCATGATATTTAATGATACAGGTCCGAGGGAaaacattattagggttagtcaggacatagatttttaccagaacctccccctccacaaaatcaaatcttgatgataagaaagaaccacaagtattaccaatttcttccaaaacctttgggtccataaattcaaatgataatttgggcaagccaaaccagaaaggaactaaTTTAAAACTTGACCAAGCAAggacataaaatggtttccaagccgaaacaaacactaaatttttaccaaaccagtaatgtgaagattttaaaacttcatccttaacagaagaagagttgaaaacaataataaatgcatttgcagAGAGTAACTGAAAATATCGCATATCAGaccattttttttgcaatttatgataaaatttagataaactagttgcatccccccatatttccctagaaatagcatgtgtatgcaaacaacgagctttcaaatccacaaaagaatcaagtaaatcaatgcatggaaCAGGAGCCCATACCTGCGAAGACCCACCTCCTAAATCAGAGTCATTTTTTATTTTCACTTACCTTATCCTCTTTTCCTGATGTCGAAGATTCCcttaccttatcccccctttcATGTGACAAAGATAACTCAAGCGGGTTACTGTTAGACTGTTTGTCCATCGTCTTTTCACCAGCGTTTAGCCGAGAAACCCTAATTGCCTTGTTTACAGATGAAAACTTCACAACTTTCGCATAGGACGGCTTTCCTCCTAGCTTTGTAGATCATTTGCCCGGAAGCTCCTTTAAATGATTTGGGATAAACTTTTGTCACGAGCCCTAACCAAAATGCTTACGATCCAAAAATCGTTTCTGCCCTTCACCAGATCTGTCCATACTCTGCCAATTTCCCCTGCTTGGACCTCTGAAAAAACCCTGAAAATACTTGGAGACCGGCCTGAAATTTCATAAGTCTGCCCTCAACCAATTTTGCGTCGCCATATCCACTCATTTACCCTTCGTGAAGACCAGTTGTGGGACATGCAGCGGATCATCCCAGCCCACATCAGCCCACGCGCGAATAACCCTATTTTTGCCCATACCGAGCGAGAAATTAAGATTGATATCATTATTTGTTAATCTTCATTCTTATGTGATTTATTAGATCTACAATATAACTTTTATTCTAATTATTGCGCAGATAACATTTCAGAAAACACAACCATTCATGGACACACAAATCATTGTGAGGTTTGTCCCAAACGAAAGGTTAATACTGAGGGTGCATAATTTTATTGAGCAGGACAAAACTCAGTATTATGAGGAGATTTTTCAGAAAGTTTGCCGTTGGAAAAGTCATTACACTTGGGTTAGGCAGTTGTGATAGTGTGAAGGATGTGATGGAGAAAATTGAAGATATGGAAGGCATCCCTTGTGTTCTTCAAAAATTGATGTTTTGTGGGAAGCAATTGCACAATACATATCGTAAACTTGTTGATCACGACATTATGGGTGGCTCAGCCCTTGAGCTTTCACTTAGCATTATTTTTGTTAAGGAGTTAAACGGTCTGCTTTCTCTTCTCCAAGTGGGCAGCTCAAACACCCTTGGCATTGTTAAGATTAGGGTTAGCAGAGAAGCAGAGTTTGATCCTGGCAGTATGCAGATAACGTATCCTACGGACCTTCGTTATGATGATCTTTCAACTCTGTTGTAATCTTGGCACTTCCTTATTTTGTATTTATGCTTCCAAAGACACAAAAATAGTTGTTCTCTCCAGGTGACTGCTTGCACAATTATCACTTGTTTTTTATTATACTCTGAGATGGATCCCTATTTTCTGTTTAGCAAGACAATTGTACAATGCACGACAATGAAAATAATGAATTTTTATTAaactttaaaattaattaaatcttgtACTAAGCattcaataaatattaaattatatctacttcaattaattcatttcaTAAGTCACGACATTCCATAATAAATGTCTCACGTATATAAAGTTTGTCAAAAACATTACCTTCAATTTTTTGAGTGCAATGTCAAacacaaatttaatttttatatttttttgttattgaaAATTCAttatgtcgtgcctgtgaagtgtgatacttgtagctgcaacacaaacactcaatagatcattacaagtatggttaacaaataataagaaaacaaagatgaaccatgacagcGACCTATCGCCTtttaagagatgcgagtatggatt
This genomic stretch from Cryptomeria japonica chromosome 8, Sugi_1.0, whole genome shotgun sequence harbors:
- the LOC131066485 gene encoding ubiquitin-like — encoded protein: MRRFFRKFAVGKVITLGLGSCDSVKDVMEKIEDMEGIPCVLQKLMFCGKQLHNTYRKLVDHDIMGGSALELSLSIIFVKELNGLLSLLQVGSSNTLGIVKIRVSREAEFDPGSMQITYPTDLRYDDLSTLL